A genomic stretch from Nitrospira defluvii includes:
- a CDS encoding formylglycine-generating enzyme family protein: MRHTVQRLALCVILGLLLLAHQESASAERAPDDMVLVPAGEFTMGASSEEGGLPDEQPLRLVHLGAFWIDRYEVTNALYARFVQETGYQAPANAAPALTLWDHNSPLPGIEQHPVVNVSWLDAVAFCRWAGKRLPTEAEWEKAARGTDRRIYPWGNEWNFDHANSASYWAQKTVQFADSTQWEAFWIKGLGAAISKEKGVRGEILTLPVGSFPAGVSPYGAMDMAGNAAEWVQDWYNPNHYRSASLTNPQGPERGAIKAMRGGSWLKPAISLRTTDRDWGTMDSRPSGTGFRCARDSY; this comes from the coding sequence ATGCGCCACACAGTTCAGCGCCTGGCGCTCTGCGTCATCCTCGGCCTCCTTCTCCTTGCCCATCAGGAATCGGCTTCGGCGGAGCGCGCGCCAGACGACATGGTGCTGGTTCCCGCCGGTGAATTCACGATGGGCGCTTCCTCCGAAGAAGGCGGGCTACCGGACGAGCAACCGCTGCGCCTGGTCCACCTGGGCGCCTTTTGGATCGATCGATATGAAGTAACCAATGCGCTCTACGCTCGCTTCGTGCAGGAGACCGGCTACCAAGCCCCTGCCAATGCCGCCCCTGCCCTCACCCTCTGGGACCACAACAGTCCCCTGCCCGGGATCGAACAACATCCGGTGGTCAATGTCAGCTGGCTGGATGCCGTGGCCTTCTGCCGCTGGGCCGGCAAACGGTTGCCGACGGAGGCAGAATGGGAAAAGGCCGCGCGGGGAACCGACCGGCGGATCTACCCCTGGGGCAACGAGTGGAACTTCGATCACGCCAACAGCGCCAGCTATTGGGCGCAAAAAACAGTCCAATTCGCCGATAGCACCCAATGGGAAGCCTTTTGGATCAAAGGGCTTGGCGCGGCCATTTCCAAGGAGAAGGGCGTGAGGGGCGAGATTTTAACCCTGCCGGTGGGCAGCTTTCCGGCCGGCGTCAGTCCTTACGGAGCCATGGATATGGCGGGCAATGCAGCCGAATGGGTACAAGACTGGTACAACCCCAACCACTACCGGTCGGCATCCCTGACCAACCCGCAGGGACCGGAGCGCGGAGCCATCAAAGCGATGCGTGGCGGGTCCTGGCTCAAGCCGGCCATCAGTCTCCGCACCACCGATCGAGACTGGGGCACGATGGACAGCCGCCCTTCTGGAACCGGTTTTCGCTGTGCGCGCGATAGCTATTGA
- a CDS encoding TenA family transcriptional regulator → MTQKRLSRAQFLERLLSIMDRKHHWAWPIIMGPGISKAQLKLHYQQEFLVYVRDFPVLLARVHGQNPPPDVRRMLAENIYEEDTGGLSFGRSHPELFNEMMQGLGFTPELFRTARLLPASARYRRWLEKVTASRDWVVGAAALAVFVEGSIKDRQEIQEPSKPKSEAEIEAYIDAHPLIRHHKIARQSMDLIRAHQKVEAGHRQDAYAMVVGYAETRRQQNAVLACVSQGLTLWMAYRDGIAKACKLVKP, encoded by the coding sequence ATGACACAGAAACGACTGAGCCGCGCACAATTTCTTGAGCGCCTGCTGTCCATCATGGATCGTAAGCACCACTGGGCCTGGCCGATCATTATGGGGCCCGGGATCTCCAAGGCGCAGCTGAAACTCCACTACCAGCAAGAGTTTCTTGTCTATGTACGAGACTTCCCCGTGCTGCTCGCCCGCGTCCATGGCCAGAATCCGCCCCCCGACGTACGCCGCATGTTGGCCGAAAATATTTACGAAGAAGATACCGGCGGTCTCTCGTTCGGCCGGTCTCACCCGGAACTCTTCAACGAAATGATGCAGGGCCTCGGGTTCACCCCCGAGCTGTTCCGAACCGCCAGACTGCTCCCCGCCAGCGCCCGCTACAGGCGGTGGCTGGAGAAGGTCACGGCCAGCCGAGACTGGGTGGTCGGTGCCGCCGCGCTCGCCGTATTTGTCGAAGGCAGCATCAAAGATCGCCAGGAAATTCAGGAGCCGTCGAAGCCGAAAAGCGAGGCGGAGATTGAAGCCTATATCGACGCCCATCCCCTCATTCGACACCACAAGATCGCACGGCAATCCATGGATCTCATCCGTGCGCATCAAAAGGTGGAGGCAGGCCACCGCCAGGATGCCTACGCCATGGTGGTCGGCTACGCTGAAACCAGGCGGCAACAGAATGCCGTCCTTGCCTGTGTCTCACAAGGGCTTACGCTCTGGATGGCATACCGGGACGGCATCGCCAAGGCCTGCAAACTGGTCAAACCATGA